A part of Helicobacter fennelliae genomic DNA contains:
- a CDS encoding DUF262 domain-containing protein, with protein MAGFQPAITINEAMQRIRNDEYLLPAFQREYVWEGWQIEELFDSLMRGYPISSMLFWEVRDESKTAWRFYRFLKFYREKHNTHNELVDTKQHKDFKAVLDGQQRLTSLYIALFGHYDEGIRKTKWQSENDDRWFYISSLYFNLTQSKEPENPNVEYEFLWLDKKETKEQDIYIDKYEDRDKQKQEQKWFKCSAIYSIGDINDIINFSQKNNFTDDERKRLCDFHTLIFNTKDESKINFYLETEQKPDKAVNIFIRVNSNGEPLDYSDILFSIAIANWEKLDARTEINNLVDRINQDFSISKDLILKGFLYLFHNSVKFQINSFDKNFIKFIETKWESIRDCFVETFKLLKSFGLEAKTLSSNNAVLPILYFVYHKNLTNKIVDSVSQKNNREIIKRWLLRALILKPFGGSGDVVLANMRKAFIKDFKQNSEAYFDKNIDLFPLEAIEEEAKYHQIIDDEFLENEIIWRRKNSAEAFAILSFLYPNLDYKNNNFHKDHLHAENLYKEYKKNGEAKHKKDANYNYWAFEVYDSLPNLQMLDANENKSKQDKSLEQWVQENCKNDREGFLNKHLIPDIDLSLENFDNFYEARKVLLIKKLKEILN; from the coding sequence ATGGCAGGATTTCAACCAGCAATCACAATCAATGAGGCAATGCAGAGAATAAGAAATGACGAGTATTTACTACCAGCATTTCAAAGAGAATATGTTTGGGAGGGTTGGCAAATTGAGGAACTTTTTGACTCTTTGATGAGGGGTTATCCTATAAGCTCAATGCTTTTTTGGGAAGTTAGAGATGAGAGTAAGACGGCTTGGAGATTTTATCGTTTTTTAAAGTTTTATAGAGAAAAACACAACACGCATAACGAGTTAGTAGATACCAAACAACACAAAGATTTTAAAGCTGTGCTAGATGGACAACAACGCTTGACTTCTTTATATATAGCATTATTTGGGCATTATGATGAGGGTATAAGGAAAACAAAATGGCAAAGTGAAAATGATGATAGGTGGTTTTATATTTCTAGTTTGTATTTTAATCTTACTCAAAGCAAAGAGCCTGAAAATCCGAATGTGGAGTATGAATTTTTGTGGCTAGACAAAAAAGAAACCAAAGAACAAGACATATATATAGATAAATATGAAGATAGAGACAAGCAAAAACAAGAGCAAAAATGGTTTAAATGTAGTGCTATTTATAGTATAGGAGACATAAATGATATAATAAATTTTTCACAAAAGAACAATTTTACAGATGATGAGCGCAAAAGATTGTGTGATTTTCATACGCTTATTTTTAATACAAAAGACGAATCTAAAATCAATTTCTACCTTGAAACAGAGCAAAAACCAGATAAAGCGGTAAATATTTTTATTCGTGTGAATTCAAATGGTGAACCTTTGGATTATTCTGATATTTTGTTTAGTATTGCTATTGCAAATTGGGAAAAACTTGACGCAAGGACAGAAATAAATAATTTGGTTGATAGAATTAATCAAGATTTCAGTATTAGCAAGGATTTGATATTGAAAGGATTTTTATATCTCTTTCACAATAGTGTCAAGTTTCAAATCAATAGCTTTGATAAAAATTTTATAAAATTTATTGAAACCAAATGGGAAAGCATTAGGGATTGTTTCGTTGAAACTTTTAAACTATTAAAAAGTTTTGGATTAGAAGCAAAAACTTTATCATCAAATAATGCAGTCTTACCCATTTTGTATTTTGTCTATCATAAAAATTTAACAAATAAAATTGTAGATTCGGTATCTCAAAAAAATAATAGAGAGATTATTAAAAGGTGGCTTTTAAGGGCGTTGATTTTAAAACCATTTGGTGGTAGTGGCGACGTGGTGTTAGCAAATATGAGAAAAGCATTTATCAAAGATTTCAAACAAAATAGTGAAGCATATTTCGATAAAAATATAGATTTGTTTCCACTTGAAGCAATCGAAGAAGAAGCTAAATATCATCAAATTATTGATGATGAATTTTTAGAAAATGAGATAATATGGCGTAGAAAAAATAGTGCGGAGGCATTTGCTATCCTATCGTTTTTATATCCAAATTTGGATTATAAAAACAATAATTTTCACAAAGACCATTTGCACGCTGAAAATTTATATAAGGAATACAAAAAAAACGGTGAGGCAAAACATAAAAAAGATGCGAACTACAATTATTGGGCTTTTGAAGTGTATGATTCTTTGCCAAATTTACAAATGCTTGATGCAAATGAAAATAAATCAAAACAAGATAAATCATTAGAGCAGTGGGTGCAAGAAAATTGCAAAAATGATAGAGAAGGCTTTTTGAATAAACATTTAATCCCTGACATAGATTTATCGCTTGAAAATTTTGATAATTTTTACGAGGCTAGAAAGGTGTTATTGATTAAAAAATTAAAGGAAATTCTAAATTAA
- a CDS encoding tyrosine-type recombinase/integrase, with product MAVTKSKNGAHTLRHSYATLIYKESNDLLLLQQLLGHSSVETTKIYTHLDESTLTNATQYLRAIC from the coding sequence ATAGCGGTTACAAAAAGTAAAAATGGTGCACACACTTTAAGGCATAGCTATGCTACTTTGATTTATAAAGAATCTAATGATTTATTGCTATTACAGCAATTATTAGGGCATTCTAGTGTTGAAACCACAAAAATCTACACCCATTTAGATGAATCAACGCTTACGAATGCCACTCAATATCTCCGCGCGATTTGCTAG
- a CDS encoding S6 family peptidase codes for MCVAPLLLVCLRRFAYSVLFIAVIANAQSINIGNFYYRDYLDFGQNKGAFSGNGSTTIMGKDGKEFTIPQTPNFSASSNYGSLTSVGRGFAVTANHVTSPESVDELRQWGLTKYDIANETVTDSKGNDINGISKPYGRDEKFLRFNKYIVEGQTSMLNIANSTKQGDTASTASETQNLKNFKAELEKLKDSSGNVYIYQAGSGIMDLRWSDNPIKNINLPQDGSMKGGGFGILNIDSSGYQNLVQVDASGDSRGIWYFYNPNSDFNNRITSGDSGSGIYAYDSTNQKWILLGVTSRATSGVNRAEVSFVSNKDFVDYQKNFEQKIDLQNKLWTLNGNALDNNTLSVDQTIQGNKDIIFSGGGTIQVEKDIDRTQSGYAGGFVFVAGDTATSTNPTTYKFTNANGKTHSFKGSGLDIGQNVVVEWALGTQKGDSLHKIGKGELKITDSKGDNGTLKIGEGKVTLDTNTKAFDNIYITSGRGELALKAGKAEALGATKNGTTSANTINSGATSATSYTLAQDSTDKMGFYFGKGGGKFDLAGNSLVLNTIAANDSGAIITSTSATKATLEIQGLGYDSSGNKKTTKENTIIHASIGDSNSTNSANQANIDIIHNGDTKNDSAHLIFDGNINTSGKLSANKTNIALQGHATAHATISDETIRNQITKAEQGTSQKMPDYMDLSKPSTLNQPDWDNRTFKLGGIDLKGANLTLGRNASLESNITLDNSSKVEFGGSVKHFIDNKDGKNVTGSGFSYQQLVESNTLSEEMQKIANETIHYKGKITATGGTIESHILDFNASLDLKNSATLTADYLTLTDKDSVKLDGASATIQNLILKNVSDNNLNTIFTNSGGKLKVEKSFLFENTQNFDLSKLDSAHIDKTENYDIIAEKSTITGTNKDLSANVSLFEEANLTLQNLTLKKIDDSTLKNSVYLQGDSKQTSNTKLTLSGVLRAENLEKATIQLWGKSEISAPKITFSNVKDGILALDKDSKLTGTTGTNGKANVEVSGTNSTLQIGMLGDKSFDINAQGGSKIILSSLPLQDSEAKNPNSKNVDSSPTAQNDSVVANFSGKISANNSSVVTIALESITASVDLSGSANLEAKNIELKNGFDSIKLSDTATLTAQTITAKSVANLTLQQNGGTANIGKFIFDGGTTTLTGNLIGSNIELKNASIVKTSDLTFSKSANLTLDDTSKLEVANLNVNANLTLNFADSAKNTASLQKITLNNNANLNINEWDFKNTTTFTSTDNSRVNFQNATYTQNGTPKTISADSTISGVLSLSNVGKAQTTQSTTPNISTDTRFESLKFENKNLSFGADSKISVSFDSSVKKSESSIKTGDYYKLISAGTITDNRTDKRIDFTNTDFFVVSKFIGNTLYVKFLASAPDSFAELNKNISHEQSRYSEILEALIQANPKDDAIDTATRTDNYSVLDKRIQTIDSDLNEIAQGNKTRQTRNLLFSNDQTINTRISQVRLAQSGRNKHLRFAQNDTMYRIQSLMQGAVRSDAMPSYARERELDLSNSVWLNVGGGYFGGDSKMGFGATNIGYDRLIYAGSSDILLGAMFGFGGSNAYTGDMTDSAMFYNIGLYLHSIFDSQGGKYGGHEIQSNISFSINDNHKTIESKSAKNTAFGTLFALYYKYNFILAQNNTISHALKPVVVLALGYNRNGAFEINEYKQATYNSVNFSYGLGVEYNAVMSESFYSLALTLKDMAYSGGERVFMSLSGAQNFIGYSLESAPRFSAEINLIGSHKLTDALYLQYGIAGMVDSGTNYGAKGDIKIGYKF; via the coding sequence GTGTGTGTTGCCCCCCTCCTATTAGTTTGTTTGCGTAGATTCGCTTATAGTGTGCTATTTATCGCAGTTATTGCAAATGCGCAAAGTATAAATATAGGCAATTTTTATTATAGGGATTATTTGGACTTTGGGCAAAATAAAGGCGCATTTAGTGGCAATGGTAGCACCACGATAATGGGCAAAGACGGCAAGGAATTTACAATCCCACAAACCCCAAACTTCTCTGCTTCAAGCAATTATGGCTCACTTACTTCTGTGGGGCGTGGCTTTGCGGTAACGGCTAATCATGTTACAAGCCCTGAAAGTGTAGATGAACTTCGACAATGGGGTTTGACAAAATATGATATAGCAAATGAAACCGTAACTGATAGTAAAGGCAACGATATAAACGGCATTTCTAAGCCCTACGGTAGAGATGAAAAATTCCTACGCTTTAATAAATATATTGTAGAGGGGCAAACTTCAATGCTCAATATTGCTAATAGCACCAAACAGGGCGACACCGCAAGCACTGCAAGCGAGACTCAGAATCTAAAGAACTTCAAAGCAGAGCTAGAGAAGCTAAAAGATTCTAGTGGCAATGTGTATATTTATCAAGCAGGTAGCGGGATTATGGACTTGCGCTGGAGCGATAATCCGATTAAAAACATAAACCTACCTCAAGATGGCTCGATGAAAGGCGGGGGATTTGGGATTTTAAACATTGATTCTAGTGGGTATCAAAATCTTGTCCAAGTAGATGCGAGCGGGGATTCTCGCGGGATTTGGTATTTTTACAATCCAAATAGCGATTTTAATAACCGTATAACTTCAGGCGATAGCGGAAGCGGAATCTATGCGTATGATAGCACAAACCAAAAGTGGATTTTGCTAGGCGTAACTTCGCGCGCTACTTCAGGTGTCAATCGCGCCGAAGTGAGCTTTGTCTCAAACAAAGATTTTGTAGATTATCAAAAGAATTTCGAGCAAAAAATTGATTTGCAAAATAAACTTTGGACACTCAATGGCAACGCTTTGGATAATAATACACTATCAGTAGACCAAACAATACAAGGCAATAAGGATATAATCTTTAGTGGTGGTGGAACGATTCAAGTAGAAAAAGATATTGACAGAACACAAAGTGGCTATGCTGGTGGATTCGTGTTTGTGGCTGGAGATACGGCGACTAGCACGAATCCTACGACTTATAAATTTACAAACGCAAACGGCAAAACTCACTCTTTCAAAGGCTCTGGGCTTGATATAGGGCAAAATGTCGTGGTAGAATGGGCTTTGGGGACACAAAAAGGCGATTCGTTGCATAAAATAGGCAAAGGTGAGCTTAAAATCACTGATTCAAAAGGCGACAATGGTACGCTGAAAATCGGCGAGGGCAAGGTTACACTAGATACGAATACAAAGGCTTTTGATAATATTTATATCACAAGCGGACGAGGCGAACTTGCGCTTAAAGCGGGCAAGGCTGAGGCGTTAGGCGCGACAAAAAACGGCACAACTTCGGCAAACACGATAAATTCGGGTGCGACTTCGGCGACTTCTTACACGCTCGCGCAAGATAGCACGGACAAAATGGGCTTTTATTTTGGCAAGGGCGGAGGCAAGTTTGATTTGGCGGGCAACTCGCTAGTGCTTAACACCATAGCCGCAAATGATAGTGGCGCAATTATCACTAGCACTAGCGCGACAAAGGCAACGCTTGAGATTCAAGGCTTGGGGTATGATTCGAGCGGTAATAAAAAAACTACCAAAGAAAACACCATAATCCACGCAAGTATCGGCGACTCCAATTCGACAAATAGTGCGAATCAAGCAAATATCGACATTATCCACAATGGTGATACCAAAAACGATAGTGCACATTTGATTTTTGACGGAAATATTAACACTAGCGGAAAATTAAGCGCAAATAAAACAAATATCGCATTGCAAGGACACGCCACTGCACACGCTACGATTTCTGACGAAACGATTCGCAATCAAATCACAAAAGCCGAACAAGGCACGAGCCAAAAAATGCCTGATTATATGGATTTAAGCAAGCCGTCAACCCTAAATCAACCCGATTGGGATAATCGCACTTTTAAATTGGGTGGCATTGACTTAAAAGGCGCAAATCTTACGCTAGGACGCAATGCGAGTTTAGAATCTAATATCACGCTAGATAATAGCTCCAAAGTCGAGTTTGGCGGTAGCGTAAAGCACTTCATCGACAATAAAGACGGCAAAAATGTAACGGGTAGCGGGTTTAGCTATCAGCAGTTAGTTGAAAGCAACACTTTAAGCGAGGAAATGCAAAAAATCGCAAATGAGACTATACACTACAAAGGCAAAATTACCGCGACAGGTGGCACGATAGAATCGCATATTTTAGATTTTAATGCAAGTTTAGATTTAAAAAATAGTGCGACATTGACAGCGGACTATTTGACTTTGACCGATAAGGATTCGGTGAAACTTGACGGTGCAAGTGCAACAATTCAAAATCTTATTTTAAAAAATGTAAGCGACAATAATCTTAATACGATTTTTACAAATAGTGGTGGGAAACTTAAAGTTGAAAAATCATTTTTGTTTGAGAATACGCAAAATTTTGATTTAAGCAAACTAGATTCAGCACATATTGATAAAACAGAAAATTACGACATTATCGCTGAAAAATCCACCATTACAGGCACAAACAAAGATTTAAGCGCAAATGTTTCGCTTTTTGAGGAAGCGAATCTAACGCTACAAAATCTTACACTAAAAAAGATAGATGATTCAACGCTTAAAAATAGCGTGTATTTGCAGGGCGATAGCAAACAAACGAGCAATACAAAGCTAACTTTGAGTGGCGTTTTAAGAGCAGAAAATTTAGAAAAAGCCACGATTCAGCTATGGGGCAAAAGCGAGATTAGTGCACCAAAAATCACATTTAGTAATGTCAAGGACGGCATTTTGGCACTTGACAAAGATTCAAAACTCACAGGAACAACAGGCACAAATGGCAAAGCAAATGTCGAAGTTAGTGGCACAAATTCTACACTACAAATTGGAATGCTTGGCGATAAAAGTTTTGATATAAACGCACAAGGTGGGAGCAAAATAATCCTTTCGTCATTGCCATTGCAAGATAGCGAAGCGAAAAATCCAAATAGCAAAAATGTGGATTCTTCGCCTACGGCTCAGAATGACAGCGTGGTGGCAAATTTTAGTGGTAAGATTAGCGCGAATAATTCTAGTGTAGTTACCATTGCGCTTGAATCCATTACCGCAAGTGTGGATTTAAGCGGAAGTGCAAATCTTGAGGCAAAAAATATTGAGCTAAAAAACGGCTTTGATTCAATCAAATTAAGCGACACCGCCACGCTTACAGCGCAAACAATCACTGCAAAAAGTGTGGCGAATCTTACTTTGCAACAAAACGGCGGAACGGCAAATATAGGAAAATTTATTTTTGATGGCGGGACTACAACGCTTACGGGCAACCTTATCGGTAGCAATATCGAGCTAAAAAATGCGAGTATTGTAAAAACAAGCGATTTGACATTCAGCAAAAGCGCGAATCTTACGCTTGATGACACTTCAAAATTAGAAGTGGCGAATCTAAATGTCAATGCGAATCTAACGCTAAATTTTGCAGATTCAGCGAAAAATACGGCAAGTTTGCAAAAAATCACTTTAAACAATAACGCGAATCTAAATATTAACGAATGGGATTTTAAAAATACTACGACATTCACAAGCACCGATAATTCACGCGTTAATTTTCAAAATGCCACTTACACACAAAATGGCACTCCAAAGACTATTAGCGCGGATTCCACGATAAGCGGGGTGTTGAGTTTATCAAATGTCGGCAAAGCGCAAACCACGCAAAGCACAACCCCAAACATAAGCACAGATACACGCTTTGAATCGCTAAAATTTGAAAATAAAAATCTATCGTTTGGAGCGGATTCCAAGATAAGTGTGAGTTTTGATTCGAGCGTAAAAAAGAGCGAATCTAGCATAAAAACGGGCGATTATTACAAACTCATAAGCGCGGGGACTATCACGGACAATCGCACGGATAAGCGCATAGATTTTACGAATACGGATTTCTTTGTCGTTAGTAAATTTATCGGCAATACGCTTTATGTAAAATTCCTAGCATCTGCGCCAGATTCCTTTGCCGAGCTAAACAAAAACATTTCCCACGAGCAAAGCCGATATAGCGAGATTTTGGAGGCTTTGATACAGGCAAATCCCAAAGATGATGCCATCGATACTGCCACACGCACCGATAATTACAGCGTCCTAGATAAACGGATTCAAACTATTGATAGCGATTTAAATGAAATAGCACAGGGCAACAAAACGCGTCAAACGCGCAATTTGCTCTTTTCAAATGACCAAACGATAAATACACGCATTTCGCAAGTCCGCCTAGCACAGAGTGGGCGCAATAAGCACTTGCGATTTGCGCAAAATGACACTATGTATCGCATTCAATCCCTAATGCAAGGCGCAGTTAGAAGCGATGCGATGCCTAGCTATGCGCGTGAGCGCGAATTAGACTTGTCAAATAGTGTGTGGCTAAATGTGGGCGGTGGATATTTCGGTGGGGATAGCAAAATGGGCTTTGGTGCGACAAATATCGGCTATGATAGGCTTATTTATGCGGGTAGTAGCGATATTTTGCTTGGTGCAATGTTTGGCTTTGGTGGCTCAAATGCATACACAGGCGATATGACAGATAGCGCGATGTTTTATAATATCGGGCTATATTTGCATAGCATTTTTGATTCGCAGGGTGGAAAATACGGCGGACACGAGATTCAAAGCAATATCAGTTTTAGCATTAACGATAATCACAAAACTATCGAATCTAAAAGTGCGAAAAATACGGCATTTGGGACGCTTTTCGCACTCTATTATAAATACAACTTTATTTTAGCGCAAAATAATACCATTAGCCACGCGCTAAAACCTGTGGTAGTTTTGGCGTTAGGCTACAATCGCAATGGTGCGTTTGAAATCAATGAATACAAGCAGGCAACATATAATAGCGTGAATTTTTCCTATGGGCTTGGCGTGGAATATAATGCCGTGATGAGTGAGAGCTTTTATAGCTTAGCGCTCACGCTAAAAGATATGGCATATAGTGGCGGTGAGCGCGTATTTATGAGTTTAAGCGGAGCACAGAATTTTATCGGCTACAGCCTTGAATCTGCCCCACGATTTAGCGCAGAAATCAATCTCATAGGCTCACATAAGCTAACAGACGCGCTATACTTGCAATATGGAATCGCTGGAATGGTAGATAGTGGCACGAATTATGGTGCAAAAGGCGATATAAAGATTGGGTATAAATTTTGA
- a CDS encoding outer membrane beta-barrel protein: protein MKKIVLSSILAVALSQTYALAEESGAFVGVGVGYGGTQLKAEVTGGPTYSLNGGGISAEVIAGYKQFFTPEFGLRYYANFAYNDSPFTENGATTNGIFVFNYGVNVDALYNFISNETLDFGVLLGLGLGANTWGGIDNRKLSTTGFDLGLNVGVRTSIAKHHGIEVLARVPFIATTLLNESQEGISTKLSIARQYSVGVRYIFSF, encoded by the coding sequence ATGAAAAAGATTGTTTTAAGTTCAATTTTGGCAGTGGCATTAAGCCAAACTTACGCGCTCGCAGAAGAAAGCGGAGCATTTGTGGGTGTAGGCGTGGGCTATGGTGGCACACAGCTCAAAGCAGAAGTAACAGGCGGGCCTACTTATTCATTAAATGGCGGAGGCATCAGTGCAGAAGTAATCGCTGGATACAAGCAATTTTTTACCCCAGAATTTGGCTTGCGCTATTATGCAAACTTTGCTTACAACGACTCACCATTTACAGAAAACGGCGCAACAACTAATGGGATTTTTGTGTTTAATTATGGTGTGAATGTCGATGCGTTGTATAATTTCATCAGCAATGAAACGCTAGATTTTGGCGTATTGCTAGGGCTTGGGCTTGGTGCAAATACTTGGGGTGGTATTGACAATCGCAAACTTAGCACAACAGGCTTTGATTTGGGGCTTAATGTCGGGGTGCGCACATCAATTGCCAAACATCACGGCATAGAAGTGCTAGCTCGCGTGCCATTTATCGCGACAACGCTTTTAAATGAGTCACAAGAAGGCATATCAACCAAATTAAGCATAGCGCGTCAATATAGCGTCGGCGTGCGATATATTTTTAGCTTTTAA
- a CDS encoding MFS transporter encodes MKQLDKNNIKVLWLSSLGGTLEFYDFIIFLFFTSAISYHFFPETLSETWKTINTYGLFAAAYFARPLGGVVMAHFGDKNGRKNMFMLSIMLMVIPTFLLGVMPTFETIGYIAPIALLLVRILQGIAIGGELPGAWVFVSEHTPKHKRGFAIGVLTASVAGGILLGSIVAVCVRLAFPAEVVEEWAFRIPFILGGIFGIISAFLRRYLDETPIFRKIKEQNAQHHFPIKEVIARNKSAIVICMIFTWILTGAVVVMTLTMPKFVGKHLELSELVIVLLQMLVVFGMSSGCVLVGWFCDKVGIIKASSAFSLGLSVSCGVLLWLVYEANITNVGLIVSLYFVCGIFIGVTCLAPIITLKLFPSKIAFSGLSFSYNVAYAVFGGTAPIFVSAAISSAHPFWIACYMIFLGLMGLCATLFIYKARLFDKVYDEHD; translated from the coding sequence ATGAAACAGCTTGACAAAAATAATATAAAAGTGCTTTGGCTTTCATCACTTGGTGGGACTTTGGAATTTTATGATTTCATCATCTTTTTGTTTTTTACTTCGGCGATTTCGTATCATTTTTTTCCAGAGACTTTGAGTGAAACTTGGAAAACTATCAATACTTATGGTTTGTTTGCAGCGGCATATTTTGCGCGCCCTTTAGGCGGGGTTGTGATGGCGCATTTTGGGGACAAAAACGGACGCAAAAATATGTTTATGCTCTCCATTATGCTTATGGTGATTCCGACATTTTTGCTTGGGGTTATGCCGACATTTGAGACGATCGGCTATATCGCGCCTATCGCGCTTTTGCTTGTGCGGATTTTGCAGGGGATCGCGATTGGTGGGGAGTTGCCCGGTGCTTGGGTTTTTGTCAGTGAGCATACGCCAAAGCACAAAAGAGGCTTTGCGATTGGGGTTTTAACCGCTTCTGTGGCAGGCGGGATTTTGCTCGGATCGATTGTTGCGGTTTGTGTGCGACTGGCTTTTCCTGCGGAAGTAGTCGAGGAATGGGCATTTCGGATTCCGTTTATTTTGGGCGGTATTTTTGGGATTATTTCAGCATTTTTGCGCCGTTATCTTGATGAGACACCGATTTTCCGCAAAATCAAAGAGCAAAACGCGCAACATCACTTTCCTATCAAAGAAGTGATCGCAAGAAACAAAAGCGCGATTGTGATTTGTATGATTTTTACTTGGATTCTCACTGGTGCAGTCGTGGTGATGACACTCACCATGCCAAAATTTGTCGGCAAACACTTAGAGTTAAGCGAGCTTGTGATTGTGTTATTGCAAATGCTTGTTGTGTTTGGAATGTCAAGTGGTTGCGTGCTAGTTGGCTGGTTTTGCGATAAAGTCGGGATTATTAAAGCTAGCAGTGCATTTAGCCTAGGACTTAGCGTGAGTTGTGGGGTTTTGCTGTGGCTTGTATATGAGGCAAATATCACAAATGTGGGATTAATCGTGAGTTTGTATTTTGTGTGTGGGATTTTTATCGGTGTGACGTGTCTTGCGCCGATTATCACGCTCAAGCTTTTTCCTTCCAAGATCGCTTTTTCGGGTTTGAGCTTTTCGTATAATGTCGCTTATGCGGTGTTTGGAGGCACTGCTCCGATTTTTGTCAGTGCTGCGATCTCAAGCGCGCACCCGTTTTGGATCGCTTGCTATATGATATTTTTAGGACTTATGGGCTTGTGCGCTACATTGTTTATCTACAAAGCGCGACTTTTTGACAAAGTGTATGATGAGCATGACTGA
- a CDS encoding NAD(P)H-dependent glycerol-3-phosphate dehydrogenase produces MMSMTDMSTISVCGGGAWGSALGFAFGQNHHVLISSRRKLTLDSSLDSALSSSLIPASTSSISSTSLAVSMRQVSLAEALESEFIVIAISVAFLRQWLESAPLKAESKYLFACKGIEEGTGAFVHQIAKEFMPSQQICILSGPSFASEVKQSLPCAVAIHSDNERIATEFAQFFPPFIKPYVKDDVIGAEIAGAYKNVIAIAGGVCDGLGLGNNAKAALLARGLIEMERFGRYFGGKIDTFLGLEGAGDLFLSASSKLSRNYRVGFGLAQNKPLEQILRDLGEVAEGVKTTRAIHLIAQQNNIYTPIASEVMAILDGKACKESILKLMSR; encoded by the coding sequence ATGATGAGCATGACTGATATGAGCACGATTAGCGTTTGTGGAGGCGGAGCTTGGGGGAGCGCGCTAGGCTTTGCATTTGGGCAAAATCATCATGTGCTGATTTCTTCACGAAGGAAGCTTACGCTAGATTCTAGTTTGGATTCTGCTTTATCCTCTAGTTTGATTCCTGCTTCTACTTCCTCTATTTCTTCTACTTCTCTTGCTGTCTCGATGCGACAAGTCTCGCTAGCAGAGGCACTAGAATCTGAATTTATCGTGATTGCCATTAGTGTGGCGTTTTTGCGTCAATGGCTTGAATCTGCACCGCTTAAAGCAGAATCTAAATATCTTTTTGCGTGTAAGGGGATTGAGGAAGGCACAGGGGCGTTTGTGCATCAGATCGCCAAAGAATTCATGCCATCGCAGCAGATTTGTATATTAAGCGGTCCGAGCTTTGCCTCTGAAGTGAAGCAGTCTCTGCCTTGTGCGGTGGCGATCCATTCAGATAATGAGCGCATCGCCACAGAGTTTGCGCAGTTTTTTCCGCCATTTATCAAGCCCTATGTCAAAGATGATGTAATCGGCGCAGAGATAGCTGGAGCGTATAAAAATGTCATTGCGATTGCTGGCGGGGTTTGCGATGGATTGGGGCTTGGGAATAACGCTAAAGCAGCACTTCTTGCAAGAGGGCTTATAGAAATGGAACGTTTTGGGCGATATTTTGGTGGCAAAATAGATACATTTTTAGGGCTTGAGGGTGCGGGGGATTTGTTTTTGTCGGCTAGCTCAAAGCTTTCTCGCAATTATCGCGTGGGATTTGGCTTGGCGCAAAACAAGCCACTCGAGCAGATTTTGCGTGATCTTGGCGAAGTGGCTGAAGGCGTGAAAACGACAAGAGCGATTCATCTCATCGCGCAGCAAAACAATATCTACACGCCCATCGCAAGCGAGGTTATGGCGATTTTGGACGGAAAGGCATGCAAGGAGAGTATATTAAAGCTTATGAGTCGTTAG
- a CDS encoding nucleotidyltransferase family protein, translating into MTTEQNNILSYLAVLKPELEKVGVTKLGLFGSYAKGNTHHNSDIDIVYEIDFDRFKNTIGGGFKYLVFFDKLQQQIQQQFNTDVDLCDASSMPLDKKETLLQGAIYV; encoded by the coding sequence ATGACAACAGAACAAAACAACATATTGAGCTATTTGGCAGTATTGAAACCAGAACTAGAAAAGGTTGGTGTTACAAAGCTGGGGCTTTTTGGCAGCTATGCCAAAGGGAATACTCACCACAATAGCGATATTGATATTGTCTATGAGATTGATTTTGATCGTTTTAAAAACACGATAGGTGGCGGATTTAAATATCTTGTATTTTTTGATAAACTACAACAACAAATACAGCAACAATTTAACACTGATGTGGATTTATGTGATGCAAGCTCTATGCCGCTTGACAAGAAAGAAACCTTGCTGCAAGGAGCAATATATGTATGA
- a CDS encoding HepT-like ribonuclease domain-containing protein, whose amino-acid sequence MISALNDDVRDRPAILMHLTSCEEQIKKLAKADIDVSDVIVSDDIAGLRQVRNRIAHDYEGISLEVIEDIIINDLPRVKQCIEKFLNQYETTESQVKQETKKKDKDLER is encoded by the coding sequence GTGATTTCTGCATTGAACGATGATGTGCGTGATAGACCTGCAATTTTAATGCATCTTACATCTTGCGAAGAACAAATTAAAAAATTAGCTAAAGCGGATATTGATGTGAGTGATGTCATTGTTAGTGATGATATAGCAGGATTAAGACAGGTAAGAAATAGAATAGCACACGATTATGAGGGGATTAGCCTAGAAGTCATAGAGGATATTATCATAAATGATTTACCACGAGTGAAACAATGTATAGAAAAATTTTTAAATCAATATGAGACTACTGAATCTCAAGTCAAACAAGAGACTAAGAAAAAAGACAAAGATTTGGAGCGATAA